Proteins encoded together in one Quercus lobata isolate SW786 chromosome 3, ValleyOak3.0 Primary Assembly, whole genome shotgun sequence window:
- the LOC115979449 gene encoding uncharacterized protein LOC115979449 — MATLSPPTITATSTTTIASSRRMKKNVNYITGLNSFGGLKAHNSVASLGLPVCTEQSFAKVVSSLKVPSKSKGRGGGALSSTCNAAGEIFKIAVIMNALTLVGVAVGFVLLRIEAFVEESE; from the coding sequence ATGGCCACACTATCTCCACCCACCATTACGGCTACTTCTACTACTACCATTGCCAGCTCTAGGAGGATGAAGAAGAATGTGAATTACATAACAGGGTTGAACTCTTTTGGTGGGTTGAAGGCTCACAACAGTGTAGCCTCACTAGGCCTTCCTGTATGCACTGAGCAATCTTTTGCTAAGGTTGTGAGCTCCTTGAAAGTTCCATCAAAGAGCAAAGGTAGAGGTGGGGGAGCTCTATCTTCGACCTGTAATGCTGCTGGTGAGATATTCAAGATTGCAGTCATCATGAATGCGCTGACTCTTGTTGGAGTGGCAGTGGGGTTTGTTCTTCTTCGAATTGAAGCTTTTGTTGAAGAGTCTGAgtga